In a single window of the Necator americanus strain Aroian chromosome X, whole genome shotgun sequence genome:
- a CDS encoding hypothetical protein (NECATOR_CHRX.G26285.T1), which yields MATWKTVDDFYEHSHVACVRVDDLNQYGSIAPETLAAKCFTVLYGTLFCPITWIIVRDIGQLALVYMTTVYARLKLRFMKIDEKSDQVFMLPIWICVSICGLIMFIGTIWVYYYDAMSGPPGSGLDWFLSMYFTFQTFTTIGLGDVMPNNIPFDPVICSVFFFTLPMLKVMNRICYLSMENGVYGAFEVLSNRIQANCCKQAEPASQIEVAMKPGDQKQADELDFTNQLTIQSIATFMKSNADVYGGRLGRVNLRKSDVELESSTR from the exons ATGGCTACATGGAAAACTGTGGACGATTTTTATGAACATTCTCATGTTGCATGTGTTCGAGTTGATGATTTGAATCAGTACG GATCAATTGCTCCTGAAACGTTGGCTGCAAAATGTTTTACTGTACTATATGGCACTTTATTCTGTCCTATAACATGGATTATTGTTCGTGATATTGGACAACTAGCACTTGTTTATATGACAACAGTTTATGCAAGATTGAAGCTACGATT CATGAAAATTGACGAAAAATCTGATCAGGTGTTCATGCTACCGATATGGATATGTGTCAGTATTTGTGGAC tcatCATGTTTATTGGGACAATATGGGTGTACTATTACGATGCTATGTCTGGACCACCAGGATCTGGTCTTGACTGGTTCCTTTCGATGTACTTCACCTTTCAAACATTTACAACCATTGGTCTTGGTGATGTTATGCCTAATAACATACCA TTCGATCCAGTTATTTGTTCCgtgtttttcttcaccttGCCGATGTTGAAAGTTATGAACCGAATCTGCTACCTTAGTATGGAAAATGGTGTCTACG GTGCGTTTGAGGTTCTAAGCAATAGAATACAGGCAAATTGCTGTAAACAAGCGGAACCAGCATCGCAG ATAGAAGTCGCTATGAAGCCAGGAGATCAGAAGCAAGCAGATGAG cTTGACTTCACTAATCAATTGACTATTCAATCGATAGCAACGTTTATGAAATCGAATGCTGACGTCTATGGCGGTCGACTGGGAAGAGTGAACCTGCGGAAATCCGACGTCGAATTGGAGTCATCCACGAGATGA
- a CDS encoding hypothetical protein (NECATOR_CHRX.G26285.T3) produces MATWKTVDDFYEHSHVACVRVDDLNQYGISKNQKGVSYYLNYSLLLLDRHIGLRHLFLLSILTVYSLLGGYYLWYFESNGEAEAVPARKAGLENKMLEIAQRYKNMNSNLTNEEKSELLKKDYLELLNTDGLYKWSTYYKSDHDDHWKWTFGSSFFYSTNVYTTVGYGSIAPETLAAKCFTVLYGTLFCPITWIIVRDIGQLALVYMTTVYARLKLRFMKIDEKSDQVFMLPIWICVSICGLIMFIGTIWVYYYDAMSGPPGSGLDWFLSMYFTFQTFTTIGLGDVMPNNIPFDPVICSVFFFTLPMLKVMNRICYLSMENGVYGAFEVLSNRIQANCCKQAEPASQIEVAMKPGDQKQADELDFTNQLTIQSIATFMKSNADVYGGRLGRVYPIRVKYLNGKVLDIAKKLKENSSWNISRIFQEFKTDYKDLLAFDNVYKWSAYYRTDVQYKWNPWSATFFAMNLYTTVGYGTIAAETTIGIAVVILYTLLFCPVTMVISRDLGQFGLVYLTKLYGFIKFRYTSTIEKAKLHADDLIILPIKYGWIAMFGFLGITTIFLYYYDGLTGPDVGLSWWECFYFSVQTYTTAGFGDIMPINVTPEWVNNFTIHSLAAMASSSADVFGGNLGRVDLRTDDLLPVQDPIRKPSNAA; encoded by the exons ATGGCTACATGGAAAACTGTGGACGATTTTTATGAACATTCTCATGTTGCATGTGTTCGAGTTGATGATTTGAATCAGTACG ggatttcAAAGAATCAGAAAGGAG TATCatattatttgaattattcacTATTACTACTTGACAGACATATTGGTTTACGCCATTTATTTCTACTCTCAATATTGACCGTATATTCACTTCTCGGAGGATATTATTTATGGTATTTCGAAAGCAATGGAGAAGCTGaa GCAGTACCAGCCAGGAAAGCTGGTCTAGAGAATAAAATGCTGGAAATAGCTCAAAGATATAAGAATATGAACTCGAATCTaacgaatgaagaaaaatcggaATTATTAAAG AAAGATTATCTTGAACTCCTCAACACAGATGGACTTTATAAATGGTCAACCTACTATAAAAGTGATCATGATGATCACTGGAAATGGACATTTGGCAGCAGCTTTTTCTATTCGACAAATGTATATACTACGGTAGGATACG GATCAATTGCTCCTGAAACGTTGGCTGCAAAATGTTTTACTGTACTATATGGCACTTTATTCTGTCCTATAACATGGATTATTGTTCGTGATATTGGACAACTAGCACTTGTTTATATGACAACAGTTTATGCAAGATTGAAGCTACGATT CATGAAAATTGACGAAAAATCTGATCAGGTGTTCATGCTACCGATATGGATATGTGTCAGTATTTGTGGAC tcatCATGTTTATTGGGACAATATGGGTGTACTATTACGATGCTATGTCTGGACCACCAGGATCTGGTCTTGACTGGTTCCTTTCGATGTACTTCACCTTTCAAACATTTACAACCATTGGTCTTGGTGATGTTATGCCTAATAACATACCA TTCGATCCAGTTATTTGTTCCgtgtttttcttcaccttGCCGATGTTGAAAGTTATGAACCGAATCTGCTACCTTAGTATGGAAAATGGTGTCTACG GTGCGTTTGAGGTTCTAAGCAATAGAATACAGGCAAATTGCTGTAAACAAGCGGAACCAGCATCGCAG ATAGAAGTCGCTATGAAGCCAGGAGATCAGAAGCAAGCAGATGAG cTTGACTTCACTAATCAATTGACTATTCAATCGATAGCAACGTTTATGAAATCGAATGCTGACGTCTATGGCGGTCGACTGGGAAGA GTTTACCCTATTCGTGTCAAGTACCTAAACGGAAAGGTTCTGGATATAGCAAAGAAGCTTAAGGAGAACTCATCGTGGAACATTTCAAGGATATTTCAAGAGTTTAAG ACGGACTACAAGGATTTGCTTGCTTTCGACAATGTTTACAAATGGTCTGCTTATTATCGTACAGATGTACAGTATAAGTGGAATCCATGGAGTGCAACATTTTTTGCGATGAACCTATACACAACTGTTGGTTACG GAACAATTGCTGCCGAAACTACCATCGGAATAGCTGTAGTTATTCTTTATACATTACTTTTCTGCCCAGTAACAATGGTAATTAGTCGTGATTTGGGACAGTTTGGCTTGGTTTACCTAACAAAACTGTATGGTTTCATAAAATTCCGATATAC GTCCACGATAGAAAAAGCGAAACTCCATGCTGATGATCTTATAATCCTCCCTATAAAATACGGCTGGATAGCTATGTTCG gatttcttGGTATTACCACAATTTTCTTGTACTACTATGATGGTCTCACCGGTCCCGATGTTGGCTTATCGTGGTGggagtgtttttatttctctgtaCAAACCTATACTACTGCTGGATTCGGTGATATCATGCCCATCAACGTTACG ccTGAATGGGTCAACAACTTCACCATTCATTCGTTAGCTGCTATGGCATCAAGTTCAGCTGATGTATTCGGTGGAAATCTTGGAAGAGTTGATTTGAGAACCGACGATTTATTACCAGTACAGGATCCTATAAGAAAACCTAGTAATGCTGCTTAA
- a CDS encoding hypothetical protein (NECATOR_CHRX.G26285.T2), with the protein MGRETIGEFFYHSRVPKIDITNFNDTTNYKYTAEPEIKRIDPCPTTKCIHQREQNIGYKWNKYYWLWKANEWIGLRHLFMIFMIIAYTSIGAFLFYRIESRNERVVYPIRVKYLNGKVLDIAKKLKENSSWNISRIFQEFKTDYKDLLAFDNVYKWSAYYRTDVQYKWNPWSATFFAMNLYTTVGYGTIAAETTIGIAVVILYTLLFCPVTMVISRDLGQFGLVYLTKLYGFIKFRYTSTIEKAKLHADDLIILPIKYGWIAMFGFLGITTIFLYYYDGLTGPDVGLSWWECFYFSVQTYTTAGFGDIMPINVTFDPIVGLVYFFCLPVLKVVNRMTYLYLENGIHGYFAMIESKINRYLNNTHTTSCPLSNSQIPCTTLREKDYGSNYEPEWVNNFTIHSLAAMASSSADVFGGNLGRVDLRTDDLLPVQDPIRKPSNAA; encoded by the exons atGGGACGTGAAACAATCGGTGAATTCTTCTATCATTCCCGAGTTCCTAAAATTGACATCACTAATTTCAATGATACAACAAATTACAAATATACAG CAGAACCAGAAATAAAACGAATCGATCCATGCCCCACTACGAAATGCATTCATCAAAGAGAACAGAATATAG GATACAAATGGAACAAATATTACTGGCTATGGAAAGCTAACGAATGGATTGGTCTACGCCATTTATTTATGATATTTATGATCATTGCTTATACAAGTATTGGagcgtttttattttacaggATCGAATCTAGAAATGAAAGAGTT GTTTACCCTATTCGTGTCAAGTACCTAAACGGAAAGGTTCTGGATATAGCAAAGAAGCTTAAGGAGAACTCATCGTGGAACATTTCAAGGATATTTCAAGAGTTTAAG ACGGACTACAAGGATTTGCTTGCTTTCGACAATGTTTACAAATGGTCTGCTTATTATCGTACAGATGTACAGTATAAGTGGAATCCATGGAGTGCAACATTTTTTGCGATGAACCTATACACAACTGTTGGTTACG GAACAATTGCTGCCGAAACTACCATCGGAATAGCTGTAGTTATTCTTTATACATTACTTTTCTGCCCAGTAACAATGGTAATTAGTCGTGATTTGGGACAGTTTGGCTTGGTTTACCTAACAAAACTGTATGGTTTCATAAAATTCCGATATAC GTCCACGATAGAAAAAGCGAAACTCCATGCTGATGATCTTATAATCCTCCCTATAAAATACGGCTGGATAGCTATGTTCG gatttcttGGTATTACCACAATTTTCTTGTACTACTATGATGGTCTCACCGGTCCCGATGTTGGCTTATCGTGGTGggagtgtttttatttctctgtaCAAACCTATACTACTGCTGGATTCGGTGATATCATGCCCATCAACGTTACG TTCGATCCTATTGTGGGTCTCGTCTACTTCTTTTGTTTACCAGTGCTGAAGGTTGTAAATCGAATGACTTATTTATACTTGGAAAACGGGATCCACG GATACTTTGCTATGAtcgaatcaaaaatcaatcgCTATTTGAATAACACGCACACTACAAGTTGCCCG CTATCAAACTCTCAAATACCTTGCACAACCTTGCGTGAGAAAGATTACGGCAGCAATTATGAG ccTGAATGGGTCAACAACTTCACCATTCATTCGTTAGCTGCTATGGCATCAAGTTCAGCTGATGTATTCGGTGGAAATCTTGGAAGAGTTGATTTGAGAACCGACGATTTATTACCAGTACAGGATCCTATAAGAAAACCTAGTAATGCTGCTTAA